The genomic region tgcttctgtaaagcggcatgtaaccgtataataaacgtattatattctttgcaagctcttgcgggccacagaaaatgagtttgcgggccggatttggcccccgggccttgagtttgacacccctggcttaAACAGTCACATTAACACAAGCAGAAATGTCTGGGGGGCAAATAGTTAGCAAACAGATTTGAGTGCAATGACCTGTTAACAGTTTGAACCAGATAGAATAAGTAAACAGAGCCTCTTTTTATTACTTTGACATTTTGTTCAGAGgttgaagaagtactcagatcttgttcttaagGATAAGTacaagagtgtaggaatactctgttacaagtcctgcattcaaaatgttagtcaagaaaaagtattagcatcaaaatatacttcaaGTAACAACAgttaaagtactcattatgcagagtgATCCATTcaagaataatatatatttaatgttttgATTGTAatcattgatcattaaagtgttatcaaagctggtaaaggtgcagctagtttgaatgactttgtatgctgcagggtagcttgtgaattaactccaggtgtaactaaatgtAAGTGTTGATATTTTTTATCATTCATCtatatctgcaaagtaactaaagctactgtagtggagtaaaagtacaatatttacctctgagttgtagtggggtagaagtatgAAGTATCATTAAATAGAAATACTCCAAGTACAAGTGCCTCAAATTTGTATTTAAAAACtgtcagtacttgagtaaatctacttagttatTGTACACCACTGCTCATAAACTAACTAATGAGTGTAATTGTGTCCCTGGCAGGTTGCAATGTAGAGAATGCATGCTACAACTTGGGTGTGTGTGCTGAAAGGAATGCTATCTCAAAAGCGGTTTCTGAAGGCTACAGAAGTTTCAAGGCAATTGCAATTGCCAGGTAATTTCCACTCCTAAGTAATATGGGCATTTCCTGCATGTCAAGTTTGAACCCTCTCAGTCAGCATTCCTGTTTTATCAAACCATTCCTCACTTTGTCTTTGCACGTCATTAAACTTTCCTTATTGCTTAACACAAAACAAGTCTGTCTGATGCATATGGTTGATTGACTGACAAGTGATGCAAGGTGGATTCAAGTCAGAGAATCACGTTTAATGCTAGATACGTTTTCACGAGTTTGCTTTGGTGTATTAGTGCATAACAAGCCTAGTAAGATAAAAATGAGATTAAAAATAAATGCAAGTACAAAAAGAAGAAGcctaaatatagaatagaatcaAATTCAAATTATGATAAAAATATGAAATCATAAATTGTACTTTATATCTGAAAAGGAACATGAATAAATACTATGAATTATTTACATCATTAGGCATTTGAAATTCAAAATAGAAGATGTATAACATAAAGGAGTGTTAGTTTTTGAATGTGGGACATGTTTAGAGCTAAAGCGGGAAAACCAGAACAGATCAACATGAGAGGCATTGTGAAGTTTCATAGTAGAGTCATCACACTGAGACATTTTGAAATGAGCATCAGGCTAAAAGGTGCTTAATTTCAACAATAAAACATTTCCCGGAGTTTCATTTCCTAACTTCTTCGTGTCCTCATATGTTCTTTGCAGTGACCTAAAGGACCAGTTCATCTCGCCATGTGGGGGCTGCAGGCAATTCATTAGAGAGGTAAAACATCTGGGTTTTTAGTCATGACCATACGCACAAAACACCATAAAGAAGGGAGGCTTTGTGATGGAATCAGACAACTtttaatattttcttttttgccATTTCCTTCAGTTTGGTTTAAACTGTGATGTGTACCTGTCAAAGCCCGACGGCTCTCACCGGAAGATGACCGTGGACGAGCTGCTGCCCGTCTCCTTCGGCCCCGAGGAGCTGGACATGAAGAAAGTGTTTTCATCTCCTTAAACAGTGTGAGCCTGTTTTGTCGTACAAAACACAAAGACATGTATAATGCACATGCTGCTGAAAATGTATTAATGTGTAGCAGTAGTTATATTTATGGAAAATATTTGTTCTTTTAGTATGAGCTAATTATGTCAAGTCAAATGATTAAAAGTTACCTAATGTATTCTGTAATATTATTATACAATCTAGTATCTGGAGAATCCATTGTGCCTTGGTTACTTAATGCTGCCTTGCTGTAGATACCAACATTTCTTAATATGAAGAAGAATTAAGCAACATTATGTATCATATCcacacattttaataaataaaatgttttaaaggcatttcttttaatAATTTACACTTAATTTCTTACAGATGGATATACACACAAATGAAGGTCAAAGGACATACAAGAGGGAAAAGATGAGTTACAGTGCActgcaaatattatttgtttagcagcaagttgttaaattacagagtaaaagggggagagagacagggtgaggTGTTCACTGCCAGTGCAAATTCACTTAACAATTGTTCGTGATATTAAGTCTACATATTCCATGCATTGACATTTACAGTGGTTTAAGGGCACAGCCTTAAAAAGGGCAAGTATAATAAGATGAGATTTATCATTGCCCCCTGATTCAGAGagattttttattaaaaaaggtAAAACCAGCCCAAAGTTAAAACAGCTAAAAGACAAAAAGGCAGATTTAATTTTGGGTACTACTCACCCAAATTCATATACAACTTTATCAGAATTCAAACTTGGCAGACAGCATGTTAAATATGAAATCCATAAAACAGCAGCAGGACATGGCAACGTGGCTCTGAGCAGAAATCATCAggaataaaatatgtttttaattataaGCTCTTTTGGTAGATGAAATGTAGATAGTATTATGTGACTACGTAATTATTGCTGCTAACAATGCTCTATTCTCTATGTCTTAATGCTTGGAATTAAAAATGTTTCTGTCAGATCAACAACAGCAATTGATAAATCAACAATAAACTCAACTGAAAAAGgtgttaaaagtaaaaaaaacaaacaaaaaatatatttattaattCAGTGCATCAGGCTTAGTGTCCAAGCCTCTATTCGTATTAACCTGCTTCCACCTACTGTCAGAAGTAAATACTCATGATAGACGATGTGGTCAGGCTCGTGTCAAGTTTTAGAGGCTCTTGCTGTCCAAAGATACAAAGCAGAGCAAAAATAATTGCACTAATTCCAAACTGCTAGATTTTTATCTAATGAATGTATGGAGacgagaggagacgagaggagaAAAGAGGGGGGAAAACACTAGGAACCGAAGTTAATGTGTCACATACatacatggacacacacacagctagctTGTACCATGAGGCTTCCGAgtaaggtgtgtgtggtgtgtgtgtgtgtgtgtgtgtgtgtgtgtatgtgtgtgtgtaacaggtATTGATTTTTCCTATCGAGTCTCTTCTTTTCCCTCCTTTTGCCTTGTACTTAAGACATGAAGCCGCATCATGCAGCGAACTCTTAACCTTTGCCTCATGCGCGTGTTAAAGGTTTGTGGTAGCACACTACTCTCTCTAAACCATACATTTTGATCTGCTTCAAACTGTTTAGCAGATCAAATAAAACCGTCTGTAAAAAGCTCGCAACAGCTTAGTTTTATGACATACTTTTGCCAAACAGAAcctaaaatat from Pseudochaenichthys georgianus chromosome 5, fPseGeo1.2, whole genome shotgun sequence harbors:
- the cdab gene encoding cytidine deaminase b, with protein sequence MDQVKSSSTVTHINDQGSRHLSQEAIEKLIQQSQEAKQHAYCPYSKFRVGAALLTMDNTVFRGCNVENACYNLGVCAERNAISKAVSEGYRSFKAIAIASDLKDQFISPCGGCRQFIREFGLNCDVYLSKPDGSHRKMTVDELLPVSFGPEELDMKKVFSSP